A DNA window from Aestuariispira ectoiniformans contains the following coding sequences:
- the nuoL gene encoding NADH-quinone oxidoreductase subunit L — MEAAIVFLPLLGSIIAGFFGRTIGDKGAQLVTCALMVVAAILAWITFFKVGISGEAHTITLFNWVSSGDFSFDWALRIDTLTAVMLIVVTTVSTVVHIYSVGYMHHDKSIPRFMSYLSFFSFAMLMLVTGDNLVQMFFGWEGVGVASYLLIGFWYDRPSANAAAIKAFLVNRVGDFGFALGIFCIFVLTGSVLYDDIFAAIPGLADAQFSFLGTDFNAITIACLLLFMGAMGKSAQLGLHTWLPDAMEGPTPVSALIHAATMVTAGVFMVCRLSPIFEYSDVALTVVTVVGASTAFFAATIGLTQNDIKRVIAYSTCSQLGYMFFAAGVSAYQAAMFHLMTHAFFKALLFLGAGSVIHAMSDEQDMRKMGGLWKLIPVTYAMMWIGSLALAGFGIPGLNIGFAGFYSKDIILESAYAAHSAAGGYAFWLGVIAAFMTAFYSGRLLFMTFHGKPRCDEKTLAHVHESPFVMTGPLWILVAGAILSGGLAYGVFVGEGQESFWAGAVLNLEHHMSLEHAHHVPLWVKLSPFVMGITGLALSWYMYVAKPELPGKVARTFSGLYAFLLNKWYFDELYDVLFVKPAFCIGRIFWKRGDKGTIDYFGPDGVAARTRDGSKLASLLQSGYVYHYAFAMLIGVVVFVSWYMISGWL, encoded by the coding sequence ATGGAAGCTGCAATCGTATTCTTACCCTTACTCGGCTCTATCATTGCCGGTTTCTTCGGTCGTACGATCGGGGATAAAGGGGCACAACTTGTTACCTGCGCCTTGATGGTGGTTGCTGCCATCCTGGCGTGGATAACCTTCTTCAAAGTTGGTATCAGCGGTGAAGCCCATACCATCACCTTGTTCAACTGGGTGTCGTCGGGTGACTTTTCCTTCGACTGGGCATTGCGCATTGACACATTGACGGCAGTCATGCTGATCGTGGTCACTACGGTGTCTACCGTCGTGCATATCTATTCCGTAGGTTATATGCACCATGACAAGTCGATCCCGCGTTTCATGTCCTATCTGAGCTTCTTCTCCTTCGCCATGCTGATGCTGGTGACCGGTGATAACCTGGTCCAGATGTTCTTTGGTTGGGAAGGCGTTGGTGTTGCCTCTTATCTGTTGATCGGCTTCTGGTATGACCGTCCGTCTGCAAACGCTGCCGCGATCAAGGCGTTCCTGGTCAACCGTGTCGGGGACTTTGGCTTCGCTCTCGGGATTTTCTGCATATTCGTTCTGACGGGGTCTGTCCTGTATGACGATATCTTCGCAGCTATTCCGGGGCTGGCAGATGCGCAGTTCTCCTTCCTCGGAACGGACTTCAATGCCATCACGATCGCCTGCTTGCTGTTGTTTATGGGTGCCATGGGTAAGTCCGCGCAGCTGGGCCTGCATACCTGGTTGCCGGATGCAATGGAGGGCCCGACGCCGGTTTCCGCGTTGATCCACGCTGCGACCATGGTGACCGCCGGCGTATTCATGGTCTGCCGTCTGTCGCCGATCTTTGAATATTCCGATGTGGCCCTGACCGTTGTGACCGTCGTGGGGGCATCGACTGCATTCTTCGCGGCCACAATTGGTCTGACGCAGAATGACATCAAACGTGTCATTGCATATTCGACCTGTTCCCAGCTCGGTTACATGTTCTTCGCAGCGGGTGTGTCCGCTTATCAGGCCGCAATGTTCCACCTGATGACGCACGCCTTCTTCAAGGCGTTGTTGTTCCTTGGTGCCGGTTCTGTCATTCACGCAATGTCCGACGAACAGGACATGCGCAAGATGGGTGGTCTTTGGAAGTTGATTCCGGTGACCTATGCGATGATGTGGATCGGGTCGTTGGCCCTGGCCGGCTTCGGTATCCCGGGTCTGAACATCGGTTTTGCCGGTTTCTATTCCAAGGACATCATCCTGGAGTCCGCTTATGCCGCACATAGTGCCGCGGGTGGCTATGCCTTCTGGCTGGGTGTCATCGCAGCCTTCATGACCGCTTTCTACTCCGGTCGTCTGCTGTTCATGACCTTCCACGGCAAGCCGCGTTGCGACGAGAAAACCCTGGCGCATGTCCATGAATCACCTTTCGTGATGACTGGCCCGCTGTGGATTCTGGTCGCTGGTGCGATCCTGTCCGGTGGTCTGGCCTATGGCGTGTTTGTTGGCGAAGGTCAGGAATCCTTCTGGGCTGGTGCAGTCCTGAACCTCGAGCATCATATGTCGCTGGAACATGCGCATCATGTACCGCTCTGGGTGAAACTGTCGCCGTTCGTCATGGGGATTACCGGTCTGGCGCTTAGCTGGTACATGTATGTCGCCAAACCTGAACTGCCAGGTAAGGTGGCTCGGACCTTCAGCGGCCTCTATGCGTTCCTGCTGAACAAATGGTATTTCGACGAACTTTACGACGTGCTGTTTGTGAAGCCTGCGTTCTGCATTGGCCGCATTTTCTGGAAACGGGGCGATAAGGGCACCATCGACTATTTCGGTCCGGATGGTGTGGCTGCACGGACCCGCGACGGCTCGAAACTGGCGAGCCTGCTGCAGTCCGGTTACGTCTATCACTATGCCTTTGCGATGTTGATCGGTGTCGTGGTCTTCGTCTCTTGGTACATGATCTCGGGTTGGCTTTAG
- a CDS encoding NADH-quinone oxidoreductase subunit M gives MTLDWPVLSLTTFVPTLGALAILFFIRGTEEEVARNSRWTALWVSLATFVLSLFIWANFDNGTSDFQLVERHDWIPSFNISYHLGVDGISLFFILLSTLLTPICVLASWDAIKKNVREYMIAFLILETMMIGMFAALDILLFYIFFEGVLIPMFIIIGVWGGQRRIYAAFKLFLYTLLGSVLMLVAILVMYFQAGTTDIPTLMQYAFDPELQKWLWLAFFASFAVKVPMWPVHTWLPDAHVEAPTAGSVILAGVLLKMGGYGFLRFSLPMMPLASEYFAEFVFWLSVIAVVYTSLVALVQDDMKKLIAYSSIAHMGFVTAAIFSANEQAISGSIIQMLSHGVVSGALFLCVGVVYDRLHTREISRYGGLVHIMPKYALFFMLFTMASVGLPGTSGFVGEFLIMVGAFQFSTWLAAGLATGMILGAAYMLYLYRRIIFGQLTKEDLKSMLDLNMREVAIFAPLIVIVLWMGIYPASFLDPIEVSVVNLVENYNAALAAAADGAPVTVADQ, from the coding sequence ATGACCCTTGATTGGCCTGTGCTATCACTGACGACCTTCGTGCCGACTCTTGGTGCGCTGGCGATCCTGTTCTTCATCCGGGGTACGGAGGAGGAAGTCGCCCGCAATTCACGCTGGACGGCACTTTGGGTATCGCTTGCGACCTTTGTCTTGTCGCTCTTTATCTGGGCAAACTTTGATAATGGGACTTCGGACTTCCAGCTTGTGGAACGTCACGACTGGATCCCGAGCTTCAACATCAGCTATCACCTGGGCGTTGACGGTATTTCGCTCTTCTTCATTCTGCTTTCCACCTTGCTGACGCCGATTTGTGTGCTGGCAAGCTGGGACGCCATCAAGAAGAACGTCCGCGAATACATGATCGCCTTCCTGATTTTGGAAACCATGATGATCGGCATGTTTGCCGCTCTGGACATCCTGCTGTTCTACATCTTCTTCGAAGGTGTCCTGATTCCGATGTTCATCATCATCGGTGTCTGGGGTGGGCAGCGGCGTATCTATGCAGCTTTCAAGCTGTTCCTTTATACGCTGCTGGGTTCCGTGCTGATGCTTGTTGCCATCCTGGTGATGTATTTCCAGGCTGGTACCACGGACATTCCGACCCTGATGCAGTATGCTTTCGACCCGGAATTGCAGAAATGGCTGTGGCTTGCCTTCTTCGCATCCTTTGCGGTGAAGGTCCCGATGTGGCCGGTTCACACCTGGTTGCCGGACGCGCACGTTGAGGCACCGACGGCCGGTTCCGTAATCCTGGCGGGCGTACTCTTGAAGATGGGTGGTTATGGCTTCCTTCGCTTCTCGCTGCCGATGATGCCGCTGGCTTCCGAATACTTTGCCGAGTTTGTCTTCTGGCTGTCTGTGATCGCGGTTGTGTATACCTCGCTCGTGGCGCTGGTTCAGGATGACATGAAGAAGCTGATTGCCTATTCTTCCATTGCTCACATGGGCTTTGTGACGGCGGCAATTTTCTCGGCGAATGAACAGGCAATCTCCGGTTCCATCATTCAGATGCTGAGCCACGGGGTTGTTTCGGGTGCGCTCTTCCTTTGCGTTGGTGTGGTTTATGACCGTCTGCATACGCGTGAGATTTCGCGCTACGGCGGGCTGGTTCACATCATGCCGAAATACGCTCTATTCTTCATGCTGTTCACGATGGCGTCTGTCGGTCTGCCCGGCACCAGCGGTTTCGTTGGCGAATTCCTGATCATGGTCGGGGCGTTCCAGTTCAGCACCTGGCTGGCTGCAGGTCTTGCAACCGGTATGATTTTGGGTGCAGCCTATATGCTGTATCTCTATCGCCGGATCATTTTCGGTCAGCTTACGAAAGAGGATCTGAAATCCATGCTGGACCTCAACATGCGTGAGGTAGCAATCTTCGCTCCGCTGATCGTGATTGTCCTGTGGATGGGCATTTATCCGGCAAGCTTCCTGGATCCCATTGAGGTTTCTGTTGTGAACTTGGTTGAAAACTACAATGCGGCCCTGGCGGCTGCGGCGGACGGTGCACCTGTTACCGTTGCCGATCAATAA
- the nuoN gene encoding NADH-quinone oxidoreductase subunit NuoN produces the protein MTDLPVIFLPALPEIFLAISIMAMMMVGAYNRSGNALNLVTPLAMAALIITGVLVVFIGGGRQLAFNDLFVVDDFSVYMKLLVITASFLALVMSDGYIRREGMARFEYPILIGFATLGMLMMISANDLISLYIGLELQSLALYVVAAFQRDTVRSTEAGLKYFVLGAVSSGLLLYGCSMIYGFTGTTQFDALASVLTGVGPTPVGVVIGLVFLIAGLAFKVSAVPFHMWTPDVYEGAPTSVTAFFAVAPKIAAIALFLRTMYEPFGALVADWQQIIVVISILSMLLGAFAAIAQNNIKRLMAYSSIGHVGYALIGLATGTELGVQGVLIYMAVYLFMNIGTFAIILSMKVQGRMVENISDLAGLHNTHKLLAFSLMIFMFSMAGIPPLAGFMSKFFIFKAAVDSGLYSLAIIGAVTSVVSAYYYLRIIKVMYFDEPADSMDAVEGGGMKFILAATSFIIVTMIFYFPIVTNQAVHAAASLFAG, from the coding sequence ATGACTGATCTTCCCGTCATTTTCCTCCCGGCCTTGCCGGAAATCTTCCTGGCTATTTCGATTATGGCCATGATGATGGTCGGTGCTTATAACCGCAGCGGCAACGCCTTGAACCTTGTGACGCCACTGGCTATGGCCGCGCTGATTATCACCGGTGTTCTGGTGGTGTTTATCGGTGGAGGCCGGCAGCTTGCCTTCAACGATCTGTTCGTTGTCGACGATTTCTCTGTCTACATGAAGTTGCTGGTCATTACCGCGTCATTCCTGGCGCTGGTGATGAGTGATGGCTATATCCGTCGTGAAGGCATGGCGCGTTTCGAATATCCGATCCTGATTGGTTTCGCGACGCTCGGCATGCTGATGATGATCTCGGCCAATGACCTGATCTCCTTGTATATCGGTCTGGAGCTGCAGAGCCTGGCGCTTTATGTGGTTGCTGCCTTCCAGCGTGACACGGTTCGTTCCACCGAAGCCGGTCTGAAATACTTCGTGCTGGGTGCGGTTTCCTCCGGTCTGCTGCTCTATGGTTGCTCCATGATCTACGGCTTCACCGGTACAACGCAGTTTGATGCGCTGGCTTCCGTCCTGACGGGCGTCGGGCCGACGCCGGTCGGTGTTGTGATCGGTCTGGTCTTCCTGATCGCGGGCCTTGCCTTCAAAGTCTCTGCCGTGCCGTTCCACATGTGGACGCCGGATGTCTATGAAGGGGCACCGACTTCCGTGACGGCCTTCTTTGCTGTCGCACCGAAGATTGCAGCAATCGCCCTGTTCCTGCGCACCATGTATGAGCCCTTTGGCGCCTTGGTAGCAGATTGGCAACAGATCATCGTGGTTATTTCGATCCTGTCGATGCTGCTGGGTGCTTTCGCCGCGATTGCGCAAAACAACATCAAACGCCTGATGGCCTACAGCTCCATTGGTCATGTTGGCTATGCATTGATCGGTCTAGCGACTGGTACCGAGCTTGGTGTGCAGGGCGTGCTGATTTACATGGCGGTCTATCTGTTCATGAATATCGGTACTTTTGCGATCATTCTGAGCATGAAGGTGCAGGGGCGCATGGTGGAAAACATCAGTGATCTGGCCGGCCTTCACAATACGCACAAGCTGCTGGCTTTCTCGCTGATGATTTTCATGTTCTCCATGGCGGGTATCCCGCCGCTGGCAGGCTTCATGAGCAAATTCTTCATCTTCAAAGCGGCGGTTGATTCCGGTCTTTACAGCTTGGCGATTATTGGTGCGGTGACCAGTGTCGTGAGCGCTTACTACTATCTGCGGATTATCAAGGTCATGTATTTTGATGAGCCTGCCGACAGCATGGATGCTGTCGAAGGCGGCGGAATGAAGTTCATTCTGGCTGCGACGAGCTTCATCATCGTGACCATGATCTTCTACTTCCCGATTGTGACCAACCAGGCGGTCCATGCAGCAGCATCGCTGTTTGCCGGGTAA
- a CDS encoding biotin--[acetyl-CoA-carboxylase] ligase, giving the protein MPAGYGLRVFDSVSSTNDLAREMADDPSLGNMVVWGLEQTGGRGRSGREWSSPKGNLYASVLIQDVGPLAQAANLSMVAAVAMGEAVASLLPGIGALGHKWPNDLLLDRAKFCGLLLECGTNKSNMNWVVIGSGVNIAAHPENTPYPATKLDAYGFDQPVSALLSAYVGRLDYWISRWRTEGFSPVREMWLSRAVGLGDMIRARLADGQELVGRFQDLDRDGALLLDIPGKGLKTITAGDVFFS; this is encoded by the coding sequence ATGCCCGCAGGTTACGGCCTGCGGGTGTTTGATTCAGTAAGCTCCACAAATGATCTCGCGCGCGAAATGGCTGATGACCCGTCGCTGGGCAACATGGTTGTTTGGGGGTTGGAGCAAACCGGCGGGCGGGGGCGCTCGGGCCGGGAATGGTCATCTCCGAAAGGCAATCTATATGCCTCGGTCCTGATACAGGATGTCGGACCTTTGGCCCAGGCTGCAAATCTGTCCATGGTTGCTGCGGTCGCGATGGGAGAGGCTGTTGCCTCTCTACTGCCTGGGATCGGGGCACTTGGTCATAAATGGCCAAACGATTTGTTGCTCGATCGGGCAAAATTCTGCGGTCTGCTTCTGGAATGTGGGACCAACAAGTCAAATATGAACTGGGTCGTGATCGGCAGCGGCGTCAACATCGCGGCTCATCCGGAGAATACGCCCTATCCGGCGACAAAGCTTGATGCCTATGGTTTTGATCAGCCTGTTTCTGCATTGCTGTCTGCATATGTTGGCCGGTTGGACTACTGGATTTCCCGCTGGCGGACGGAAGGTTTCTCTCCTGTCAGGGAAATGTGGTTAAGCCGGGCTGTCGGGCTTGGGGATATGATCAGGGCGCGCCTGGCCGATGGTCAGGAACTTGTCGGTCGTTTTCAGGATCTGGACCGGGACGGGGCTCTGTTGCTTGATATTCCCGGCAAGGGCCTTAAAACCATTACGGCTGGAGATGTTTTCTTCAGTTGA
- a CDS encoding type III pantothenate kinase, translating into MLLVIDSGNTNVVFAVYDDGKRLGVWRCANDPKRTADEYAVWLTHLVEHKNIKLSDVTSTVLASVVPETQFNLESLCRRYFGGEPLVVGKPGVNLGMKVLLEHPEQAGADRLVNAVAAHVKYGGPLIIIDFGTATTFDVVDWDGNYAGGVIAPGINLSVQALYMAAAKLPLVEIKPTQNVIGKDTVSAMQSGIFWGYVSMIEGMVTRIKREFGTEEMKVIGTGGLSELFSGYTAVLENTDRGLTLDGLVEIHRRNKGK; encoded by the coding sequence ATGCTTCTGGTCATCGACTCTGGTAACACCAATGTGGTCTTTGCGGTCTATGATGACGGCAAGCGGTTGGGTGTCTGGCGTTGCGCCAATGACCCGAAGCGCACTGCGGATGAATATGCGGTTTGGCTGACCCATTTGGTAGAGCATAAGAACATCAAATTGTCCGATGTCACATCCACGGTTCTTGCCAGTGTTGTTCCAGAAACTCAATTCAACCTTGAGAGCCTGTGTCGGCGGTATTTTGGCGGAGAGCCTTTGGTTGTCGGCAAACCTGGCGTAAATTTGGGAATGAAGGTGCTTTTGGAGCACCCGGAGCAGGCCGGTGCCGACCGTCTGGTGAATGCGGTTGCCGCCCATGTAAAATATGGTGGGCCGTTGATCATTATAGATTTCGGAACTGCGACCACCTTTGATGTTGTGGATTGGGACGGAAACTATGCCGGGGGCGTTATCGCACCGGGTATTAATCTGTCAGTGCAGGCGCTTTATATGGCTGCGGCAAAGCTGCCCCTGGTAGAGATCAAGCCCACGCAGAATGTGATCGGGAAAGACACAGTATCTGCGATGCAGTCCGGGATCTTCTGGGGCTATGTCTCGATGATCGAAGGAATGGTGACCCGCATCAAGCGTGAGTTTGGCACGGAAGAGATGAAAGTTATCGGTACCGGCGGATTGTCGGAACTGTTCTCAGGCTATACGGCTGTTCTTGAGAATACGGATCGCGGCTTGACGCTGGACGGTTTGGTCGAGATACACCGTCGCAATAAAGGTAAGTAG
- a CDS encoding ribonuclease J, with amino-acid sequence MDDYHHTGLPGKDELLFLPLGGSGEIGMNMNLYGHDGQWLMVDFGISFGDATTPGIDVILPDPTFIEERSDELAGLVLTHAHEDHLGAVPYLWDELNCPIYATPFTASVLRRKLAESEFDCDVEIIEVPLSGRFTVGKFEIELVTLTHSIPEPNGMIIRTPAGNVMHTGDWKLDPDPQLGPTADEAALIRAGEEGVLAMVCDSTNALVPGQSGSEGDVRKNLVQLVGELDGRVAVACFASNVARLESIARAGLDNGRQVALIGRSLWRMQDSARENGYLQGLPPFLRDDEAAKLPPEKVLIICTGSQGEPRAALARIARGDHPLIKLGEGDTVVFSSREIPGNEISIGRVQNQLVELGVQLITADDREIHTSGHPNQDELVQMYQWIRPHIAVPVHGELRHMVAHANLAKQCQVPHGIVPKNGMMISLSKDGADVIDEVHHGRLALDGTRIVPLDSTSIRDRRKMAWNGVVIATIVIDSKGQLLANPEVAVEGLLEVDDEEWDDLVALVEKTMSRIPKSQLKEDGQVKETLRVSLRRKMNEICGKKPKVRIHLVRI; translated from the coding sequence ATGGATGACTATCATCACACCGGCTTGCCGGGCAAAGACGAGTTGCTGTTCCTGCCGTTGGGTGGATCCGGTGAGATCGGTATGAACATGAACCTCTACGGCCATGATGGTCAGTGGCTCATGGTTGATTTCGGCATTTCTTTCGGGGATGCCACAACGCCTGGAATCGACGTTATCCTGCCCGATCCAACATTCATCGAAGAACGGTCGGACGAGCTGGCGGGATTGGTACTAACGCATGCCCATGAAGACCATCTGGGTGCCGTGCCATATTTGTGGGATGAATTGAACTGTCCCATCTATGCGACGCCGTTTACTGCAAGTGTTCTGAGGCGGAAGCTGGCGGAATCCGAATTCGACTGTGATGTTGAAATCATTGAAGTTCCTCTGTCGGGGCGTTTCACCGTCGGCAAATTCGAGATTGAGTTGGTCACGCTTACGCACTCCATCCCGGAACCCAATGGCATGATCATCCGCACACCCGCGGGGAATGTTATGCATACCGGCGACTGGAAGCTGGACCCCGACCCTCAGTTGGGCCCGACAGCCGATGAAGCAGCCCTGATTCGCGCAGGCGAAGAAGGTGTGCTGGCTATGGTTTGCGATTCGACAAATGCACTTGTTCCCGGCCAGTCGGGTTCGGAAGGGGATGTGCGAAAGAATCTTGTCCAGCTGGTTGGCGAACTGGACGGCCGCGTGGCCGTGGCCTGCTTTGCCTCCAACGTAGCGCGCCTGGAAAGCATTGCGCGTGCCGGTCTGGACAACGGTCGTCAGGTAGCGCTGATCGGTCGTTCTCTATGGCGGATGCAGGATTCTGCGCGGGAAAACGGATACCTGCAGGGCCTTCCGCCTTTCCTGAGGGATGATGAGGCTGCCAAGCTGCCGCCGGAGAAGGTTTTGATTATCTGTACGGGAAGCCAGGGGGAACCGCGCGCCGCACTGGCACGAATTGCCCGTGGAGACCACCCCCTGATCAAACTGGGCGAAGGAGATACCGTCGTGTTCTCCAGCCGGGAGATTCCAGGCAATGAAATCTCGATTGGTCGCGTCCAGAACCAGTTGGTGGAACTTGGTGTTCAGTTGATTACCGCCGATGATCGCGAGATTCACACGTCCGGCCATCCCAATCAGGACGAATTGGTGCAGATGTACCAGTGGATTCGACCACATATCGCCGTACCTGTGCATGGGGAACTGCGTCACATGGTTGCCCACGCCAATCTGGCCAAACAATGTCAGGTGCCACATGGTATCGTACCGAAAAACGGTATGATGATTTCGCTGTCGAAAGATGGCGCGGATGTTATTGACGAAGTTCATCATGGGCGGCTTGCGCTGGATGGAACGCGGATCGTGCCGCTGGATAGCACCAGTATCCGGGATCGCCGGAAGATGGCCTGGAACGGCGTTGTCATTGCGACGATCGTCATCGACAGCAAAGGGCAGTTGTTGGCCAATCCGGAAGTTGCCGTTGAAGGGCTGCTGGAAGTGGACGACGAGGAATGGGATGATCTGGTTGCCTTGGTTGAGAAAACCATGTCCCGTATTCCGAAGTCTCAGCTTAAGGAAGATGGCCAGGTTAAAGAAACATTGAGGGTTTCGTTGCGTCGTAAGATGAATGAAATCTGTGGGAAAAAGCCGAAAGTTCGCATTCATCTGGTGCGCATCTAG
- the mce gene encoding methylmalonyl-CoA epimerase, producing the protein MIGKLNHVAIVVPDLMAAAATYRDALGADVSEALDLPDHGVRTIFVNLPNTKIELLYPLGEDSPIAKFLEKNPSGGMHHVCYEVDDIIEARNHLTKEGARVLGDGEPKIGAHGKPVLFLHPKDFCGTLVELEQV; encoded by the coding sequence ATGATCGGTAAACTGAACCATGTAGCGATTGTTGTACCAGATCTTATGGCCGCGGCTGCAACGTATCGTGATGCATTGGGCGCGGATGTCTCGGAGGCACTGGATTTGCCGGATCATGGTGTCAGGACGATTTTTGTCAATCTTCCCAATACGAAAATAGAACTTCTTTATCCATTGGGTGAGGATTCGCCCATTGCGAAGTTCCTGGAAAAGAACCCGTCCGGCGGTATGCACCACGTCTGTTACGAGGTGGATGACATCATTGAGGCTCGTAACCATCTGACGAAAGAAGGTGCCCGGGTGCTTGGAGACGGCGAGCCGAAGATCGGTGCCCACGGCAAGCCTGTGCTGTTTTTGCACCCTAAGGACTTCTGCGGCACATTGGTCGAGCTGGAACAAGTTTGA
- a CDS encoding DUF1467 family protein — protein MTIASGIVIYLISWWLVFFMALPFGVKRSEQVEEGHEPGAPEKPMLWMKAAVTSVIAAVILVIWYYVQQSDLITIQR, from the coding sequence ATGACTATTGCATCTGGTATTGTTATCTATCTGATCTCCTGGTGGCTGGTGTTCTTCATGGCGTTGCCGTTCGGTGTTAAACGCTCAGAACAAGTGGAAGAAGGCCATGAACCGGGCGCACCGGAAAAACCGATGCTGTGGATGAAGGCAGCCGTTACATCTGTTATTGCCGCCGTAATTCTGGTGATCTGGTATTATGTTCAGCAATCGGACCTGATTACAATTCAGCGCTGA
- the cobD gene encoding threonine-phosphate decarboxylase CobD: protein MSQKKLHHGGDLKWAQKTFTYQGDDWLDLSTGINPVAYPIPPLAPETYTRLPDQSLQQQAVEAACQYYRAPSVETLALAPGSQALIQWLPRLRARSCVAILIPTYQEHARCWGLAGHDVHLVDNLEKARELQPGVVIIVRPNNPTGSIVPATDIITLANELAGRDGWVIVDEAFADTNTENDLASWTDISSLILLKSFGKFFGLAGLRLGVTISNEKLAGHIRDAVGPWAVPGPTLSVAASAFRDAGWIAETSRRLEQDAARLDRILSNADCTILGGTTLFRLVETERLQDLLMHLGNNGILVRPFPYNAKWLRFGLPGSEQDWERLTNCMVSFCS, encoded by the coding sequence ATGTCTCAAAAGAAATTACACCACGGCGGCGACCTTAAATGGGCGCAAAAGACCTTCACCTATCAAGGTGATGACTGGTTGGATCTTTCAACCGGCATCAACCCCGTGGCTTACCCGATTCCCCCTCTCGCGCCCGAGACATATACACGCCTGCCCGATCAATCCCTGCAACAGCAGGCTGTTGAGGCTGCCTGCCAGTATTATAGGGCCCCATCGGTCGAAACCCTTGCACTCGCACCGGGCTCACAAGCGCTCATTCAATGGCTTCCCAGGCTGCGCGCAAGATCATGCGTCGCAATTCTCATTCCTACCTATCAGGAACATGCACGATGCTGGGGGCTGGCCGGCCACGACGTCCACCTGGTCGACAACCTAGAGAAAGCGCGGGAGTTGCAGCCGGGTGTCGTCATCATTGTTCGACCGAACAACCCGACCGGTTCAATTGTACCCGCTACGGATATCATCACCCTGGCAAATGAACTCGCAGGGCGTGACGGCTGGGTCATTGTCGACGAGGCATTTGCCGACACCAATACTGAAAATGATCTCGCGTCATGGACTGATATCTCCAGCCTGATCCTTTTAAAATCATTCGGAAAGTTCTTTGGTTTAGCGGGCTTACGGCTTGGTGTTACGATTTCAAATGAAAAGCTGGCAGGGCATATCCGTGATGCTGTTGGCCCATGGGCCGTTCCCGGCCCAACCCTTTCTGTAGCAGCCAGCGCCTTTCGCGACGCTGGCTGGATCGCCGAAACGTCACGGCGATTGGAGCAGGATGCCGCCCGACTTGATCGAATACTCAGTAACGCAGACTGCACCATTCTTGGTGGCACTACGCTCTTCCGACTGGTGGAAACGGAGCGACTGCAGGACTTGCTCATGCATCTGGGCAATAACGGGATTTTGGTGCGCCCCTTCCCCTATAACGCCAAATGGCTGCGCTTTGGCCTACCCGGCAGTGAACAGGATTGGGAACGTCTTACCAACTGCATGGTAAGCTTCTGTTCCTAG